A DNA window from Chryseobacterium sp. MEBOG06 contains the following coding sequences:
- the groES gene encoding co-chaperone GroES, with translation MSVNFKPLADRVLVEPIAAETKTASGIIIPDTAKEKPQEGTVVAVGPGKKDEPTTVQVGDKVLYGKYSGAELKLEGKDYLIVREADLLGIIG, from the coding sequence ATGTCAGTAAACTTTAAACCATTAGCAGACAGAGTTTTGGTAGAACCAATCGCTGCAGAAACTAAAACAGCATCAGGTATTATTATCCCGGACACTGCAAAGGAAAAGCCGCAAGAAGGTACTGTAGTGGCAGTAGGTCCTGGTAAAAAAGATGAGCCTACAACTGTTCAGGTAGGTGACAAAGTTCTTTATGGAAAATATTCAGGTGCTGAATTGAAGCTTGAAGGTAAAGATTATTTAATCGTAAGAGAAGCTGATCTATTAGGAATCATCGGGTAA
- a CDS encoding T9SS C-terminal target domain-containing protein, giving the protein MKTKLVLLSFLGSFLAHAQTLNFRNLANMSGGRGAAASVIVDDNIYVSNGYQEKASDAKYIEKYNITDNSWSILNATLLPKRFANSETYNNKIYIFNGWGNSHLEIVDLATNTITKGAVNRSYTGNAGSAIYNGRIYVFGGSGLNGAATTKFSNKFQYYDIASNTWNPLPDMPTARETKGKIVNDKLYVIGGFNGTSSRLINVYDLNTNLWIKQYTMPSGISGHSLAVSDNKIFIVGGYNNQTFLAYFDTTTNKLHQLSSNMIPRRHSAAEIYHNKLYIIGGSTTSLTSSAIKSIQVADINEIVLSANEAPEAPVYKTKVYTNAARDGFVISNKNNSNQFEYTVYSTDGKQINKGFAYYNKTIDLSRVQRGTYIFIYKNQKGLLQKVRIVR; this is encoded by the coding sequence TTGAAAACAAAATTAGTACTCCTTTCATTTTTGGGATCATTTTTAGCTCATGCACAAACACTTAATTTTCGAAATCTCGCCAATATGTCCGGAGGCAGAGGTGCCGCAGCCAGTGTAATAGTGGATGATAATATATACGTGAGCAATGGGTATCAGGAAAAAGCAAGTGATGCAAAGTATATTGAAAAATATAATATTACTGATAACAGCTGGAGTATTCTCAATGCTACCCTGCTTCCCAAGAGATTTGCTAATTCCGAAACTTACAATAATAAAATTTATATTTTTAACGGTTGGGGAAACAGCCATCTTGAAATTGTAGACCTTGCCACCAATACAATAACGAAGGGAGCCGTTAATCGTTCCTATACAGGAAATGCAGGTTCTGCAATCTATAATGGCAGAATATATGTGTTTGGCGGCAGCGGACTCAATGGAGCGGCAACCACTAAATTTTCTAATAAATTTCAATATTACGATATTGCTTCCAATACATGGAATCCATTACCAGATATGCCTACAGCCAGAGAAACAAAGGGTAAAATTGTTAATGATAAACTATATGTAATTGGTGGTTTTAACGGTACCTCATCACGTCTGATCAATGTATATGACCTCAACACTAATCTTTGGATCAAACAATATACGATGCCTTCTGGTATATCCGGCCATTCATTAGCCGTATCCGATAATAAGATTTTTATTGTAGGCGGCTATAATAATCAAACTTTTCTGGCCTATTTTGATACGACAACCAATAAGCTGCATCAGCTATCATCCAATATGATTCCCAGAAGACATTCTGCAGCGGAAATATATCATAATAAACTATACATCATCGGTGGAAGTACAACGTCTCTCACCAGCTCAGCTATTAAAAGCATACAGGTGGCAGATATTAACGAAATTGTACTCTCCGCAAATGAAGCTCCTGAAGCTCCTGTATACAAGACAAAGGTGTACACCAATGCAGCCAGAGACGGTTTTGTAATCAGTAATAAAAATAACAGCAATCAATTTGAATACACTGTTTATTCCACAGATGGCAAACAGATCAACAAGGGTTTTGCCTATTATAATAAAACGATAGATTTATCAAGAGTACAGCGCGGAACTTATATTTTTATTTATAAAAATCAGAAAGGACTTTTACAAAAGGTCAGGATTGTAAGATAA
- a CDS encoding helix-turn-helix domain-containing protein — protein MQNKKIHQGRNIKRFREMMGIKQDALAFDLGEDWNQKKISLLEQKETIEEDILEKVSQILKVPVEAIENMDEEEAVNIIANTFGDHSIGYQKNDNPIFNPIEQVLKLHEEKIALYERMLKEKDEMMTRLEQLIQK, from the coding sequence ATGCAAAACAAAAAAATACATCAGGGGAGAAATATCAAGCGTTTTCGTGAGATGATGGGCATCAAGCAGGATGCTTTGGCTTTTGATCTTGGTGAAGACTGGAACCAGAAGAAGATTTCACTTTTGGAGCAGAAAGAAACGATAGAAGAGGATATTTTAGAAAAGGTTTCTCAGATTCTGAAAGTTCCTGTGGAAGCTATTGAGAATATGGATGAAGAAGAGGCTGTAAATATAATTGCAAATACTTTTGGAGATCATAGCATTGGATATCAGAAAAATGATAATCCTATTTTCAATCCTATTGAGCAGGTCCTAAAACTACACGAAGAAAAAATTGCGCTGTACGAAAGAATGTTGAAAGAAAAAGATGAGATGATGACCAGACTGGAGCAGTTGATTCAGAAATAA
- a CDS encoding ADP-ribosyltransferase translates to MDSALIKYVSENLSAELREISTSKRAGYENGLTIHEKAIIYHYTDSGYDSLNERLRNGQDINDFGLFLNYSLDKLPDYQALCYRTIRCPKRDLEKYYSAFKNNGIIIEKSFLSCSKSILLALQFSNSPVFIILSKRGKDIEKIAKFGVDSGQNEKEIVFKSGSRFKVLDIKEAENKITITLEEV, encoded by the coding sequence ATGGACAGTGCCCTCATTAAATATGTCAGTGAAAATTTATCCGCAGAATTGAGAGAAATCTCAACATCAAAACGTGCAGGATATGAGAATGGGTTAACTATTCATGAAAAAGCCATTATTTATCACTACACAGATTCAGGATATGACTCTTTAAATGAACGATTAAGAAATGGACAAGATATAAATGATTTTGGACTTTTTTTAAATTATAGCTTAGATAAATTACCCGATTACCAAGCTCTTTGTTACCGTACCATTCGGTGTCCAAAAAGAGATCTTGAAAAATATTATTCAGCATTCAAGAACAATGGCATTATTATTGAGAAATCTTTTTTATCTTGCAGTAAATCAATACTATTGGCACTTCAATTCAGTAACAGCCCCGTATTCATAATTTTATCAAAAAGAGGAAAAGATATTGAAAAAATCGCTAAATTTGGAGTAGATAGCGGACAAAACGAAAAAGAAATTGTATTTAAATCGGGTTCAAGATTTAAAGTATTAGACATCAAGGAAGCAGAAAATAAAATTACGATAACGTTAGAAGAGGTATAA
- a CDS encoding MBOAT family O-acyltransferase, with protein MLFNSIQFVLFLQIVFLLYWFVTNKNLRLQNLLLLIASYFFYACWDWRFLFLLMFSTLLDYFTGLKMQHAENQKRKRFWFWLSITVNLGFLGIFKYYNFFAESFTEAISHIGLQVNPWTLKVILPVGISFYTFHGLSYVIDIYKNRIKAEKNFVDYAVFVSFFPLLVAGPIERATHLLPQIKKKRTFDYTKAVDGLRQILWGLFKKIVIADNCAEVANQIFNNSGDQSGSTLVLGAVLFAFQIYGDFSGYSDIAIGTARLFGIDLLRNFAFPYFSRDIAEFWRRWHISLSSWFKDYLYIPLGGSKGGNWMRIRNTFIIFIVSGFWHGANWTFIVWGALNALFIMPSIVMQTNRNNLETVAKDNLWPTVKEFFQMALTFTLAVFAWIFFRAENITHAFSYISGIFSKSLFSIPTIRPLFIVILIIIFMVIEWLGREEQYAIAKLGMKWKSPLRYALYYAVIIAIFWFAGKDQQFIYFQF; from the coding sequence ATGCTTTTTAATTCCATACAATTTGTCTTATTTTTACAAATAGTATTTCTGCTCTATTGGTTTGTAACAAACAAAAATCTCAGACTTCAAAATCTACTTTTACTTATAGCCAGCTACTTCTTTTATGCATGCTGGGATTGGCGCTTTTTGTTTTTGCTCATGTTCTCTACCCTTCTGGACTATTTTACAGGCTTGAAAATGCAGCATGCAGAAAATCAAAAAAGAAAACGTTTTTGGTTTTGGCTTAGCATAACAGTAAACCTTGGATTTCTTGGGATATTCAAATATTATAACTTCTTTGCAGAATCTTTTACCGAAGCTATTTCTCATATAGGTCTGCAGGTAAATCCATGGACATTAAAGGTAATTCTTCCGGTGGGTATTTCATTTTATACTTTTCACGGGCTTTCATATGTGATTGATATTTACAAGAACAGAATTAAAGCAGAAAAGAACTTTGTTGATTATGCCGTTTTTGTGAGTTTCTTTCCTTTACTTGTTGCAGGCCCCATTGAAAGAGCAACCCATCTATTACCCCAAATCAAAAAAAAACGAACTTTTGACTATACAAAAGCAGTTGACGGCTTACGGCAGATACTCTGGGGACTGTTCAAGAAAATAGTTATTGCTGATAATTGTGCGGAAGTTGCCAATCAGATTTTCAATAACTCCGGAGATCAATCCGGAAGCACTTTAGTATTGGGAGCTGTACTTTTTGCTTTCCAGATTTACGGAGATTTTTCAGGGTATTCTGATATTGCTATAGGAACGGCCAGGCTTTTCGGAATAGATTTATTAAGAAATTTTGCGTTCCCTTATTTTTCAAGAGACATTGCAGAATTTTGGAGGCGCTGGCACATTTCTCTTTCTTCATGGTTCAAAGATTATTTGTACATTCCCTTAGGAGGCAGCAAAGGGGGGAACTGGATGCGCATCCGTAATACCTTTATTATTTTTATTGTAAGTGGTTTCTGGCATGGAGCAAACTGGACGTTTATTGTTTGGGGAGCTTTAAATGCTCTTTTTATCATGCCATCCATTGTAATGCAAACCAATCGTAATAATTTGGAAACAGTAGCAAAAGACAACTTATGGCCTACAGTGAAAGAGTTTTTTCAAATGGCACTCACCTTTACTTTGGCAGTGTTTGCGTGGATATTTTTCAGAGCAGAAAATATAACACACGCATTTTCCTATATTTCAGGTATATTCTCCAAGTCTCTTTTTTCCATCCCAACCATCAGACCCCTTTTTATAGTTATTCTTATTATTATTTTTATGGTTATTGAATGGCTGGGGAGAGAAGAGCAGTACGCTATTGCAAAGTTGGGAATGAAATGGAAAAGTCCATTAAGATATGCACTGTATTATGCGGTCATTATTGCGATATTTTGGTTTGCAGGTAAAGATCAGCAGTTTATTTATTTTCAGTTTTAG
- a CDS encoding DUF5677 domain-containing protein gives MKDYETTSPFEMFERLTKIGASISYKFDGILEKDKRKNKSTYYLAKVLNTNMTILSLINGSFNGIENYSDSLDLSTIYSLLRNQIETCNIYWYLIDDYSTNENLDLKLTIFEYHDTLSSQIIYNSLFYTEENEEYFKEKEEKQLIEIKNNPNFELLDNNTKKQILSGNKSTIDTQFEIITKRAIDLKIFKAYYKIFSTHIHSSPTAIKNLTSSKINKDHEEFEIMFMFISLNYISLFIADMILSIVKLWNLNDLNKDDEQLLKFLRKQL, from the coding sequence ATGAAGGACTACGAAACAACCTCCCCATTTGAAATGTTTGAAAGATTAACAAAAATTGGAGCTTCCATTTCTTATAAATTTGATGGTATTCTTGAAAAAGATAAAAGAAAAAATAAGTCAACTTACTATTTAGCGAAAGTTTTGAACACAAATATGACTATTTTAAGTCTTATTAATGGAAGTTTTAATGGTATCGAAAATTATTCAGACTCTCTTGATTTATCGACCATTTATTCTTTACTAAGAAATCAAATTGAAACCTGTAATATCTACTGGTATTTAATTGATGATTATTCAACAAATGAAAATTTAGATTTAAAACTTACAATTTTTGAATACCATGATACTCTTTCATCTCAAATAATCTATAATTCATTGTTTTACACAGAGGAAAATGAAGAATACTTTAAAGAAAAAGAAGAAAAGCAATTAATTGAAATTAAAAATAATCCTAATTTTGAATTACTAGATAATAATACAAAAAAGCAAATTTTAAGTGGTAATAAAAGCACCATTGATACACAATTTGAAATTATAACTAAAAGAGCGATTGATTTAAAAATATTCAAAGCATATTATAAAATATTTTCGACTCATATACATTCCTCTCCAACTGCAATTAAAAATTTAACTTCTTCAAAAATTAATAAAGATCATGAAGAGTTTGAGATAATGTTTATGTTTATCTCCCTAAATTATATTAGTTTATTCATTGCAGATATGATACTATCAATAGTTAAACTTTGGAATCTTAATGATTTAAATAAAGATGATGAACAACTCCTTAAATTTTTAAGAAAGCAATTATAG
- a CDS encoding helix-turn-helix domain-containing protein: protein MHDSLDEIERYIILKVKEIREHRGISQTSLSLAIGKSTSYISDVEAHSKTAKYNIKSLNLISKVLGCSPKDFWPEQPILEEKYEFVKEMEIKKKS, encoded by the coding sequence ATGCATGATTCTTTAGACGAAATAGAGCGATATATAATTTTGAAAGTGAAAGAAATAAGAGAACACCGAGGTATTAGCCAAACTTCTCTTTCTTTAGCTATTGGTAAGAGCACAAGTTATATTTCAGATGTTGAAGCACATTCTAAAACAGCGAAATATAATATCAAAAGCTTAAACTTAATATCAAAAGTTTTAGGATGCTCTCCAAAAGACTTTTGGCCTGAACAACCGATTTTGGAAGAGAAATACGAATTTGTAAAAGAGATGGAAATAAAGAAAAAATCTTAG
- a CDS encoding DGQHR domain-containing protein: MKFPAIKYNQSNYRLVSTVLPFNLINRLSKTLIYGKDEGGYQREQDQKHFLNIKKYIETNDFIFPNSIILAIDEVKFQEIVSYDHDNKSLVYLNFEKINDIVFRVVDGQHRLLGIQNAILKDELLEELQLQISIILTPANKRSIEMEIFSNINSKAKRLKTDLIELAKYDYRIIENKVGKDELNQHIAINTAFYLNENFTSSNVWQNAIKIDIHGEHKIGIIGVKAFSEAISGIIASYLNKDSNKISSLDVSNDLIIYSRNTAKELSEFIIKAWQIVYKKWNNTFLDPHKIIDIDNQYKSIIYNPSFYIQKTLGCKSINYILHDLLKQKFGNKFNQEVLLEFEKIIFESKLNDSDWLLGKTLSGISSESGFNKVSRIIKNEEDFIRKE, from the coding sequence ATGAAATTTCCAGCAATTAAATATAATCAATCAAATTATAGACTTGTTTCTACAGTTTTACCATTTAATTTAATAAATAGATTAAGTAAAACTCTAATTTATGGGAAAGATGAAGGAGGCTATCAAAGAGAGCAAGATCAAAAGCATTTTTTAAATATTAAAAAATATATAGAGACAAATGACTTTATATTCCCCAACTCAATCATTTTAGCCATAGATGAAGTGAAATTTCAAGAGATTGTTTCTTATGATCATGATAATAAATCTCTCGTTTATTTAAATTTTGAAAAAATAAATGATATCGTTTTTAGAGTAGTTGATGGACAACATCGCTTATTAGGAATTCAGAATGCTATATTAAAAGATGAATTATTAGAAGAATTACAATTGCAAATTTCTATAATATTGACTCCTGCAAATAAGAGGTCTATCGAAATGGAGATTTTCAGTAATATTAATTCTAAGGCAAAAAGACTAAAAACAGATTTAATTGAACTTGCAAAATATGATTATAGAATTATTGAAAATAAAGTAGGCAAAGATGAACTAAATCAACATATTGCGATTAATACCGCTTTTTATTTAAATGAAAATTTCACTAGTTCAAATGTATGGCAGAACGCAATTAAAATAGACATTCATGGTGAGCATAAAATTGGAATAATTGGCGTTAAAGCATTTAGCGAAGCTATTTCTGGAATAATTGCAAGTTATCTAAACAAAGATTCAAATAAGATTAGTTCGCTAGATGTTAGTAATGATCTCATTATTTATTCAAGAAATACTGCAAAAGAGTTAAGTGAATTTATTATTAAAGCTTGGCAAATTGTTTATAAAAAATGGAATAATACTTTTCTAGATCCACATAAAATTATTGATATTGATAATCAATATAAATCTATCATTTATAATCCATCTTTTTATATTCAAAAAACACTTGGCTGTAAATCAATAAATTACATACTTCATGATTTGTTAAAACAAAAATTTGGCAACAAATTTAATCAAGAAGTATTATTGGAATTTGAAAAAATAATTTTTGAAAGCAAATTAAACGATTCAGATTGGCTATTAGGAAAAACTTTAAGTGGGATAAGTTCCGAATCTGGATTTAACAAGGTTTCACGCATTATTAAAAATGAAGAAGATTTTATTCGAAAAGAATAA
- the gwsG gene encoding grasp-with-spasm system ATP-grasp peptide maturase, which yields MILILSTTHDDDTNVVMEHLANMGESCIRINDVDLFNGTTKIYYKISSPTSLTVENKLFGSVDLSQVRAVWYRKWGNFNKYKDLLDQNISNEMFQYLHSEYYGILKTILYFLNDKKWINHHSKVNRLNKIEMLAIANNIGLKIPSTVIANNFDTEKKDWITKAVNEGAVISHNQKKFPLMTVEYNNSTVSFFPSLFQQHIYKEYELRIFHLNGKNYPMAVFSQNDEQTSVDFRNYNQNKPNRFVPYQLPEDLNHKICQLMKACHIDTGSIDIIKGVDGEYYFLEINPSGQFRMTSYHCNYNLHYEIAKQLKKMNDE from the coding sequence ATGATTTTAATTTTATCTACTACACATGATGACGACACAAATGTTGTTATGGAACATTTAGCGAATATGGGGGAATCCTGTATTCGTATTAATGATGTCGATCTATTTAATGGAACAACGAAAATATATTATAAAATTTCTTCCCCCACTTCATTAACTGTTGAGAATAAATTATTTGGAAGTGTGGATTTGAGCCAAGTTAGAGCTGTATGGTATAGAAAATGGGGCAATTTTAACAAATATAAAGATTTGCTTGATCAGAATATTTCAAATGAAATGTTCCAATATTTACATTCAGAGTATTATGGTATTTTAAAAACAATTCTATATTTTTTGAATGATAAAAAATGGATAAATCATCATTCAAAAGTCAACAGATTAAATAAAATTGAAATGTTGGCTATAGCAAATAATATAGGATTAAAGATTCCGTCTACAGTAATTGCAAATAATTTTGATACAGAGAAGAAAGATTGGATTACTAAAGCTGTTAATGAAGGGGCAGTCATCAGCCATAATCAAAAAAAATTTCCTTTAATGACAGTAGAATATAATAATTCTACTGTTTCCTTTTTCCCAAGTTTATTTCAACAACATATTTACAAAGAATATGAGCTTCGGATTTTTCATTTAAATGGGAAAAATTATCCTATGGCTGTATTCTCTCAAAATGACGAGCAAACTTCTGTAGATTTCAGGAATTATAACCAGAATAAACCGAATCGATTTGTCCCTTACCAATTACCTGAAGATCTTAACCACAAAATCTGCCAACTAATGAAAGCATGTCACATAGATACAGGTTCTATTGATATTATAAAGGGGGTAGATGGAGAATATTATTTTTTAGAAATTAATCCTTCAGGACAATTTAGAATGACATCTTATCATTGTAACTATAACCTGCATTATGAAATAGCAAAACAATTAAAAAAAATGAATGATGAATAA
- a CDS encoding GLPGLI family protein produces the protein MKKNILTFLFILSCLTAFQGQTYRIYYQMTYKIDSTKNESANKKMLLDVKDEISKFYSYDLYHIDSLALHNVDVRTKSADFDFMIAKNKKENKIEKYYIIGLDRYSLKEDCPKLDWKITEETKNIDNINCQKATLHYKGRDWTAWFAKEIPFQEGPYVFNSLPGLIIDIRDSGDNYIFTMTELKKDNGEVNMETDFIPVTQKQLNKLYLDYYNDPYKELKAGKAVMKVVDESGRVVTPNFKQLTEFKQKLLKNNNNPIELSEAIKYP, from the coding sequence ATGAAAAAAAATATTTTAACTTTCCTTTTTATTTTATCATGCCTTACTGCTTTTCAGGGCCAGACATATAGGATTTATTATCAGATGACATATAAAATAGATTCTACAAAAAATGAATCAGCAAATAAAAAAATGTTATTAGATGTCAAAGATGAAATTTCGAAATTTTATTCTTACGATTTATATCATATAGATTCGTTAGCTCTTCATAATGTAGATGTTCGGACAAAATCCGCGGATTTTGATTTTATGATAGCAAAAAACAAAAAAGAGAATAAAATAGAAAAATATTATATAATTGGATTGGATAGGTATTCTCTGAAAGAAGACTGTCCTAAATTAGATTGGAAAATTACAGAAGAAACCAAAAATATTGATAATATAAATTGCCAGAAAGCTACTTTACATTATAAGGGAAGAGATTGGACAGCGTGGTTTGCTAAAGAAATTCCTTTCCAAGAAGGACCTTATGTTTTTAATTCTTTGCCTGGTCTTATAATAGACATAAGAGATTCAGGAGATAATTATATTTTTACCATGACTGAACTTAAAAAAGATAATGGAGAAGTAAATATGGAAACCGATTTCATTCCGGTTACTCAAAAACAATTAAACAAACTTTATCTGGATTATTATAATGATCCTTACAAGGAACTCAAGGCAGGAAAAGCTGTAATGAAGGTTGTGGATGAATCAGGAAGAGTAGTAACCCCTAACTTTAAGCAACTTACTGAATTTAAACAAAAGCTTTTAAAAAATAATAATAATCCTATAGAACTCTCGGAAGCTATCAAATATCCATAG
- the groL gene encoding chaperonin GroEL (60 kDa chaperone family; promotes refolding of misfolded polypeptides especially under stressful conditions; forms two stacked rings of heptamers to form a barrel-shaped 14mer; ends can be capped by GroES; misfolded proteins enter the barrel where they are refolded when GroES binds), which yields MAKEIKFDIESRDALKRGVDALANAVKVTLGPKGRNVVIEKSFGAPHVTKDGVSVAKEIELEDRVENMGAQMVKEVASKTNDIAGDGTTTATVLAQAIVREGLKNVAAGANPMDLKRGIDKAVTAVVENLKSQSKTVGDSTEMVKQVASVSANNDETIGSLIAEAFGKVGKEGVITVEEAKGIDTTVDVVEGMQFDRGYQSPYFVTNPEKMVAEVENPYILLVEKKISSMKELLPVLEPIAQGGKSLLIISEEVEGEALATLVVNKLRGSLKIAAVKAPGFGDRRKAMLEDIAILTGGQVISEEQGFTMENISLDMLGTAEKVTIDKDNTTIVNGGGDEAKIKGRVAQIKAQMETTTSDYDREKLQERLAKLAGGVAVLYVGAASEVEMKEKKDRVDDALHATRAAVEEGIVAGGGVALVRAISALENLTGINSDETTGIKIVKRAIEEPLRQIVANAGGEGSVIVAKVAEGSGDFGYNAKTDEYVHMLEAGIIDPTKVTRVALENAASVSGMLLTTECVITEVKSAEPAMPMGGGMPGMM from the coding sequence ATGGCAAAAGAAATAAAATTCGATATTGAATCAAGAGACGCTTTAAAGAGAGGTGTAGATGCATTGGCTAATGCAGTGAAGGTAACTTTAGGTCCTAAAGGTAGAAATGTGGTAATCGAAAAATCTTTCGGTGCTCCTCATGTAACTAAGGATGGTGTTTCTGTTGCAAAAGAAATCGAACTTGAAGACAGAGTAGAAAATATGGGTGCGCAAATGGTAAAAGAAGTTGCGTCCAAAACTAATGATATCGCAGGAGACGGTACTACTACCGCTACTGTATTGGCACAGGCTATCGTAAGAGAAGGTCTTAAGAATGTAGCTGCAGGTGCTAACCCAATGGACTTAAAAAGAGGGATCGACAAAGCTGTAACTGCTGTTGTGGAAAACCTTAAGTCTCAATCTAAAACTGTTGGAGATTCTACAGAAATGGTAAAGCAGGTAGCTTCTGTTTCTGCTAACAATGACGAAACTATCGGATCTCTGATCGCTGAAGCTTTCGGAAAAGTAGGTAAAGAAGGAGTAATCACTGTAGAAGAAGCTAAAGGTATTGATACTACTGTAGATGTAGTAGAAGGTATGCAGTTTGACAGAGGATACCAGTCTCCTTACTTCGTGACTAACCCTGAGAAAATGGTAGCTGAAGTAGAAAACCCTTACATCCTTTTGGTAGAGAAGAAAATTTCTTCAATGAAAGAATTACTTCCGGTTCTTGAGCCAATTGCACAAGGAGGGAAATCTCTATTGATTATCTCTGAAGAAGTGGAAGGTGAAGCTTTAGCAACTTTAGTAGTAAACAAACTAAGAGGTTCTCTTAAAATTGCTGCAGTAAAAGCTCCGGGATTCGGAGACAGAAGAAAAGCAATGTTAGAAGATATCGCTATCCTTACAGGTGGACAGGTGATCTCTGAAGAGCAAGGTTTCACTATGGAAAACATCTCTTTAGATATGCTTGGAACTGCTGAGAAAGTAACCATTGATAAAGACAATACAACGATCGTAAACGGTGGTGGTGATGAAGCAAAAATCAAAGGAAGAGTAGCTCAGATCAAAGCTCAGATGGAAACTACAACTTCTGACTATGACAGAGAGAAACTTCAGGAAAGATTAGCTAAGTTAGCTGGTGGTGTTGCTGTACTTTACGTAGGAGCAGCTTCTGAAGTGGAAATGAAAGAGAAAAAAGACAGAGTAGATGATGCCCTTCACGCTACAAGAGCAGCTGTTGAAGAAGGTATTGTTGCAGGTGGTGGTGTTGCTTTAGTAAGAGCAATCTCTGCTTTGGAAAACCTTACAGGAATCAATTCTGACGAAACTACAGGGATCAAAATCGTTAAGAGAGCTATCGAGGAGCCATTGAGACAAATCGTGGCTAATGCAGGTGGTGAAGGTTCTGTAATTGTTGCTAAGGTAGCTGAAGGATCAGGAGACTTCGGATACAATGCGAAAACTGACGAGTATGTTCACATGCTTGAAGCAGGTATCATTGACCCTACGAAAGTGACAAGAGTTGCCCTTGAAAATGCAGCTTCTGTTTCTGGTATGCTTCTTACTACTGAATGTGTTATCACTGAAGTGAAGAGCGCTGAACCAGCTATGCCAATGGGTGGTGGAATGCCAGGAATGATGTAA